The following coding sequences lie in one Capnocytophaga stomatis genomic window:
- the infC gene encoding translation initiation factor IF-3, with amino-acid sequence MNRDIRVPEVRLVGENVETGIYPTRKALEIAEELELDLVEISPNATPPVCKVIDYKKFLYEQKKREKEIKAKATKVVIKEIRFGPQTDEHDYEFKKKHGEKFLKEGSKVKAYVFFKGRSIIYKDQGEILLLRLATDLEEFGKVEQMPKLEGKRMTMFIAPLPKKK; translated from the coding sequence ATTAATAGAGATATTCGTGTTCCAGAGGTTCGTTTGGTAGGGGAGAATGTTGAAACAGGCATATATCCCACTCGTAAAGCATTGGAAATTGCAGAGGAACTTGAGTTGGATTTGGTTGAAATCTCGCCAAATGCAACGCCTCCTGTTTGTAAAGTGATTGATTATAAAAAATTCCTTTACGAGCAGAAAAAACGTGAGAAAGAAATTAAAGCAAAAGCTACTAAAGTGGTTATCAAGGAGATTCGTTTCGGACCTCAAACCGATGAGCACGATTATGAGTTTAAGAAAAAGCACGGCGAAAAATTTTTGAAAGAAGGCTCAAAAGTGAAAGCCTATGTGTTTTTCAAAGGAAGGTCTATCATCTATAAAGACCAAGGAGAAATTTTGTTGTTACGCTTAGCTACCGATTTGGAGGAGTTCGGCAAAGTGGAACAAATGCCAAAATTGGAAGGAAAAAGAATGACAATGTTCATTGCTCCCTTGCCTAAAAAGAAATAA
- the rpmI gene encoding 50S ribosomal protein L35, whose protein sequence is MPKIKTKSGAKKRFQVTGSGKIKRKHAYKSHILTKKSTKRKLKLTHTTLVHTNDEASIKRQLGLK, encoded by the coding sequence ATGCCAAAAATTAAAACTAAATCTGGGGCTAAGAAACGCTTTCAAGTTACAGGCTCAGGAAAAATTAAAAGAAAACACGCTTACAAAAGTCACATTTTGACAAAAAAATCGACAAAACGTAAGCTAAAATTAACACATACCACATTGGTTCACACCAATGATGAGGCGAGCATCAAACGTCAGTTAGGATTAAAATAA
- a CDS encoding tetratricopeptide repeat protein, with the protein MAKKRKYQEECDSYIGDENEIIVPFSDEVVEVAAEAQLIDLSDVEEVNRVLSRLEKTEPLFFDLASFGEGSTYSQSITLAYYIKVLTEVRNFDKALSLAEIVLQNLELSPWNPIPMAHNHIGTIFFKKKEYATAITHYDSGLKPFFEQNWEADSEAMNLYLYKALCLLYLGKEKEAVECFQSAEKYDKPAENPMEDFSNSVWIYFFLKKYHENKNDNVATEKYQQLFVAKLKNKTFARVKWELNHFQIPEKYTDEVLSNIEK; encoded by the coding sequence ATGGCAAAAAAAAGAAAATATCAAGAGGAATGCGATTCCTACATTGGTGATGAGAACGAAATTATAGTTCCTTTTAGTGACGAAGTCGTTGAAGTTGCAGCCGAAGCACAATTGATTGATTTATCGGATGTTGAGGAAGTAAACCGCGTACTTTCCCGATTAGAAAAGACCGAACCGCTTTTTTTTGATTTGGCAAGTTTTGGCGAAGGCTCTACTTATTCTCAAAGTATCACACTTGCTTACTATATTAAAGTGCTTACCGAAGTTAGGAACTTTGACAAAGCCCTTTCCTTGGCGGAAATTGTGCTTCAAAACTTGGAATTAAGCCCTTGGAATCCCATTCCGATGGCACATAACCATATCGGAACTATTTTCTTTAAGAAAAAAGAATACGCCACGGCTATCACACATTATGATAGTGGATTAAAACCTTTTTTTGAACAAAACTGGGAGGCTGATTCAGAAGCAATGAACCTATATCTGTATAAAGCATTGTGTTTGCTATATTTAGGAAAGGAAAAGGAAGCTGTTGAATGTTTTCAATCAGCTGAAAAATATGATAAACCAGCTGAAAACCCAATGGAGGATTTTTCGAATAGTGTTTGGATTTATTTCTTCCTGAAAAAATATCACGAGAACAAAAACGACAACGTGGCTACTGAAAAATATCAGCAATTATTTGTTGCAAAACTAAAAAATAAAACTTTTGCACGTGTGAAATGGGAGCTGAACCATTTTCAAATCCCTGAAAAATACACAGATGAAGTTTTAAGCAATATAGAAAAATAA
- a CDS encoding DUF6048 family protein, producing the protein MNQVLKYIFIINFLFFQSVLSQSVAEENKIETPSYKQRYGLRVGMDISKPIRSFLDKDYSGIEFVGDYRINYKYYIGAELGMEQKNTQEDYFSYKTKGQFIRFGVDYNTYGNWYGMENMIYVGGRYGFSLFSQELNSYTIHKDNQYWTENVVGKNPDWLRVYDGRTAHWLELVLGMKVELLKNFFAGASVRLGFLVVNAQGDFPNYWIPGFNRVREGSRFGATYNYSLSYLIPLYRKEKKKEEVEDR; encoded by the coding sequence ATGAATCAAGTGCTCAAATACATCTTTATCATTAATTTCTTGTTTTTTCAATCTGTTTTATCTCAATCAGTTGCGGAAGAAAATAAGATTGAAACTCCTTCGTATAAACAGCGTTATGGATTGAGAGTGGGAATGGATATCAGCAAACCCATTCGGTCTTTTCTTGATAAGGATTATTCTGGAATTGAATTCGTGGGAGATTATCGTATCAACTATAAATATTACATTGGGGCAGAGCTCGGAATGGAGCAAAAAAACACCCAAGAGGATTATTTTTCATATAAAACAAAAGGTCAATTCATTCGTTTTGGGGTTGATTATAACACTTACGGGAATTGGTACGGAATGGAAAATATGATTTATGTGGGAGGAAGATATGGTTTCTCACTTTTTTCTCAAGAGCTTAATTCTTACACAATTCATAAAGATAATCAATACTGGACAGAAAATGTTGTTGGGAAAAATCCTGATTGGTTAAGGGTTTACGATGGGCGAACTGCACATTGGCTGGAGCTTGTTTTGGGAATGAAAGTTGAACTTTTGAAGAATTTTTTCGCAGGGGCGAGCGTTCGTTTAGGATTCTTGGTTGTGAATGCACAAGGTGATTTTCCAAATTATTGGATTCCAGGGTTTAATCGCGTTAGAGAAGGAAGCAGATTTGGAGCTACATATAATTACAGTTTGTCCTATTTAATTCCTTTGTACAGAAAAGAAAAGAAAAAGGAAGAGGTAGAAGATAGATAA
- a CDS encoding DUF6452 family protein: protein MRIFKRFILPVVLPILVLMVFWACESDDLCDRPVNTPRLVVRFHDVNDASSVKPVNNMIVYGKDSNLILTNATTDSIVLPLKIEALSTTFVMVSDAVYDTTSSTITSGNVATVTFTYGVEEEFVSKACGFRVVYNTLKASVESSDDSWIKSVNVKNTNVRNESSAQIHLYH from the coding sequence ATGAGAATTTTTAAACGATTTATATTACCTGTAGTTCTGCCCATATTAGTGCTGATGGTTTTTTGGGCTTGTGAATCAGATGATTTGTGTGACCGTCCTGTGAATACGCCACGTTTAGTTGTTCGTTTTCACGATGTTAATGATGCTTCCAGCGTAAAACCTGTAAATAATATGATTGTTTATGGAAAGGACAGTAATCTGATTTTGACAAATGCCACAACCGATTCCATTGTTCTGCCTTTGAAAATAGAAGCTTTGAGTACGACTTTTGTTATGGTTAGCGATGCGGTTTACGATACGACGTCAAGCACTATTACTTCAGGAAATGTTGCTACGGTAACTTTTACTTATGGCGTTGAAGAAGAGTTTGTTAGCAAGGCTTGCGGGTTTAGGGTGGTTTATAACACACTCAAAGCTTCGGTGGAATCTTCTGATGATTCTTGGATAAAATCAGTTAATGTTAAAAATACAAATGTAAGAAATGAATCAAGTGCTCAAATACATCTTTATCATTAA
- a CDS encoding TonB-dependent receptor yields MRNIFCLLIFSVYGCIYGQQTLRLKIEDEQKQLLVGAVIHFAGKHYVSDSQGNVSVSNLKKQTYLLKVTYLGFEDYQTKIEIPQEQQLVIQLKESVNQLDETVIYQQSRMTSRNNVAYVLGKNDLQKKSGESLAELLASVRGVSMIQSGATIAKPVIHGLHSNRILILNNEVRQEGQQWGSDHAPEIDPAMANRIAVVKGADAVRYGSDALGGVVIISPDKLPYGDALHGEVSPSFASNGRKAATSVKLETAVPNLPQWAWRVQASAKRSGDVQTADYHLNNTAQQEKNFSVATGVEKEKWGVEAFYSRYYNETGVFYGSHIGNLDDLLARFEIGRPITTYPFSYQIEAPKQEVTHHLLKVKGFARLPFGGKLTAQYAFQNDIRKEFNVRRLERTRIPALNMELSTHLFDVSWENHYGRWKSQLGVNSSHQVNYNSPGTGVVPVIPNFASVGYGGFAVQKYDGGAWEIEGGLRYDYKSFNADGYDAFSQRYGGNHSFHNVTYSVGANYNPSRQWSFTSNVGVAWRSPHVSELYSNGLHHGAGTYDIGDANLQSERGAKWITSVRFEQEKFLINVDFFAQIIRNYIYDAPTGETKTLFSGVYPIFRYSQADAFFRGVDLEASYQFLPQWKYGLQGSVVYANELKTKRYFPFIPSERIQQELHWELPKIGMLHNVYLSARHKFVAKQLRFDPNQELVATTPNAYHLFDVGGGFRLPFGKTQSIAVHFSVENLFDRLYKEYTNRFRYYAHDLGRNVQLRLTYKF; encoded by the coding sequence ATGCGAAATATTTTTTGTCTTTTGATTTTCAGTGTGTATGGTTGCATTTACGGGCAGCAAACACTCCGACTGAAAATTGAAGATGAACAAAAACAACTGCTTGTTGGGGCAGTGATTCATTTTGCTGGGAAACACTACGTTTCAGATAGCCAAGGGAATGTCTCTGTTTCGAATTTAAAGAAGCAAACTTACTTACTTAAAGTCACTTATTTGGGATTTGAGGACTATCAAACGAAAATAGAAATCCCACAAGAGCAGCAGTTAGTAATTCAATTGAAAGAAAGTGTAAATCAATTGGACGAAACTGTCATTTATCAGCAAAGCAGAATGACATCTCGCAATAATGTTGCCTATGTTTTGGGAAAGAATGACTTACAAAAGAAATCGGGGGAGTCATTAGCGGAATTGCTTGCTTCGGTTCGGGGAGTGTCGATGATACAAAGCGGAGCCACTATCGCAAAACCGGTCATTCACGGGCTACATAGCAACCGAATTCTCATACTTAACAATGAAGTTCGGCAAGAAGGGCAACAATGGGGCTCAGATCACGCTCCTGAAATCGACCCTGCGATGGCAAATCGCATTGCTGTGGTGAAAGGTGCCGATGCTGTCCGCTATGGTTCCGATGCTTTGGGAGGAGTGGTGATTATTTCCCCAGACAAACTCCCTTATGGAGATGCTCTTCACGGAGAAGTTTCACCCTCTTTCGCATCTAACGGACGAAAAGCGGCAACTTCCGTAAAGCTCGAAACAGCTGTGCCAAACCTTCCGCAATGGGCGTGGAGAGTGCAGGCAAGTGCGAAACGTTCCGGCGATGTTCAGACAGCTGATTATCATCTGAATAATACGGCTCAGCAAGAAAAGAACTTTTCCGTTGCAACGGGCGTAGAAAAGGAGAAATGGGGCGTAGAGGCTTTTTATAGTCGGTACTACAATGAAACGGGAGTTTTCTACGGTTCGCATATTGGGAATTTAGATGACTTACTTGCCCGATTTGAAATCGGACGTCCGATAACAACATATCCCTTTTCCTATCAAATAGAGGCACCTAAGCAAGAGGTTACGCATCATCTGCTAAAGGTTAAGGGATTTGCGCGACTTCCTTTCGGAGGAAAGTTAACAGCTCAGTATGCTTTCCAAAACGATATCCGAAAAGAATTCAACGTTCGCCGATTGGAGAGAACTCGAATTCCGGCTTTGAATATGGAACTCTCAACTCATTTATTTGATGTTTCTTGGGAGAATCATTATGGCAGATGGAAGTCACAACTTGGCGTAAATAGCTCACATCAGGTCAATTATAATTCCCCTGGTACGGGAGTTGTGCCGGTGATTCCGAATTTTGCGTCTGTCGGTTACGGAGGTTTCGCCGTTCAGAAGTATGATGGAGGAGCGTGGGAGATAGAAGGCGGACTTCGTTACGATTATAAGTCGTTCAATGCCGATGGTTACGATGCTTTTTCGCAACGTTACGGCGGAAATCATTCGTTTCATAATGTAACGTACTCGGTTGGAGCAAACTATAATCCAAGTCGGCAATGGTCATTCACATCTAACGTTGGCGTTGCGTGGCGTTCGCCTCACGTGAGCGAATTGTATAGCAATGGGCTTCATCACGGGGCTGGAACGTACGACATCGGGGATGCAAATTTACAATCGGAGCGAGGGGCAAAATGGATTACGTCAGTGAGGTTCGAGCAGGAAAAATTCTTGATTAATGTGGATTTCTTTGCACAAATCATCAGGAATTATATTTACGATGCTCCGACCGGCGAGACCAAGACGCTTTTTTCGGGAGTATATCCGATTTTCCGTTATTCGCAAGCGGATGCTTTCTTCCGAGGGGTGGATTTAGAGGCAAGCTATCAGTTTCTTCCGCAATGGAAGTACGGGTTGCAGGGTTCGGTAGTGTATGCTAATGAGCTCAAAACGAAGCGATATTTCCCCTTTATTCCTTCGGAAAGAATCCAACAGGAGTTACATTGGGAATTGCCGAAGATAGGAATGCTTCACAATGTTTACCTTTCGGCGAGGCATAAGTTTGTTGCAAAACAATTGCGTTTCGACCCAAATCAGGAGTTGGTAGCCACGACGCCGAATGCGTATCATTTGTTCGATGTTGGGGGAGGTTTCCGCCTTCCGTTTGGGAAAACACAATCGATTGCGGTACATTTTTCCGTTGAGAATCTTTTTGATAGATTATATAAGGAATACACAAACCGTTTCCGATATTATGCTCACGACTTAGGGAGAAACGTGCAACTTCGATTGACATACAAGTTCTAA
- the thrS gene encoding threonine--tRNA ligase translates to MIKITLPDGSVKEFAQGTTPYEVALSISEGLARNVLSASYDGKTIETTTPLTTDGSLILYTWNDIEGKKIFWHSSAHILAQALEETYPDIKLTIGPAIDNGFYYDVDFGKHSFSEKDIPEIEKKMLEIAKGKHLFSMRSVSKKEALEFYKENPYKTELIENLEDGSITFCDHSTFTDLCRGGHLPNTGFVKAVKILSIAGAYWRGDEKNKQLTRVYGISFPKQKDLTEYLTLLEEAKKRDHRKLGKELELFTFSNKVGQGLPLWLPKGAALRERLEQFLRKAQKQAGYEQVVSPHIGHKDLYVTSGHWEKYGKDSFQPIATPNEGEEYLLKPMNCPHHCEIYNSKPWSYRDLPKRFAEFGTVYRYEQSGELHGLTRVRCFTQDDAHIFCTPEQLDEEFKNVIDLVLYVFGSLGFENFTAQVSLRDPENPAKYIGSDENWQKAEQAIINAAKEKGLNYVIETGEAAFYGPKLDFMVKDALGRSWQLGTIQVDYNLPERFDLWYKGSDNESHRPVMIHRAPFGSMERFVAILLEHTAGNFPLWLMPNQAIILSLSEKYENYAQKVLKLLENFEIRTLIDNRNETIGKKIREAETQKIPFMLIVGENEEKEGTVSVRKHGGESLGSLPIADFAKIVQAEIDKSIKKFKE, encoded by the coding sequence ATGATTAAGATTACACTACCAGACGGTTCAGTTAAAGAGTTTGCACAAGGAACAACACCTTACGAGGTTGCTTTGAGCATCAGTGAAGGGTTGGCAAGAAATGTATTATCAGCAAGTTATGACGGAAAAACCATTGAAACCACCACGCCTTTAACCACCGACGGAAGTCTAATTTTATACACGTGGAACGATATTGAAGGGAAGAAAATTTTCTGGCACTCGTCGGCTCACATTTTGGCTCAGGCTCTGGAAGAAACCTACCCCGATATTAAATTAACAATAGGTCCTGCCATTGATAACGGATTCTATTACGATGTTGATTTTGGAAAACATAGTTTTTCAGAGAAAGACATTCCTGAGATAGAGAAAAAAATGCTTGAAATTGCCAAAGGAAAACACTTGTTTTCAATGCGTTCGGTAAGCAAAAAGGAAGCGTTAGAATTTTACAAAGAAAATCCATACAAAACAGAACTTATTGAAAATCTGGAAGATGGTTCAATCACTTTCTGCGACCACAGCACGTTTACCGACCTTTGTCGTGGCGGACATTTGCCCAACACAGGCTTTGTCAAAGCCGTGAAAATCCTCAGCATTGCAGGGGCGTATTGGCGTGGCGATGAAAAAAACAAACAACTCACACGCGTTTACGGAATTTCTTTCCCGAAACAGAAAGATTTAACCGAATATTTGACTCTTTTGGAAGAAGCTAAAAAACGCGACCACAGGAAGTTAGGTAAGGAATTGGAGCTCTTTACTTTCTCAAATAAAGTGGGACAAGGGCTTCCACTTTGGCTTCCGAAAGGAGCGGCACTTCGCGAACGTTTGGAGCAATTCCTACGAAAAGCACAAAAACAAGCTGGTTATGAGCAAGTTGTATCGCCTCACATCGGGCATAAGGATTTGTACGTAACTTCGGGGCATTGGGAGAAATACGGAAAAGATAGCTTTCAGCCCATTGCAACGCCCAACGAAGGTGAGGAATATCTGTTGAAACCGATGAACTGCCCACACCATTGCGAAATTTACAATTCAAAACCTTGGAGTTACCGTGATTTGCCGAAACGTTTTGCCGAGTTTGGAACGGTGTATCGATACGAGCAAAGCGGTGAGCTTCACGGACTTACACGTGTTCGTTGCTTTACGCAAGACGATGCCCATATTTTCTGTACGCCCGAGCAGTTGGACGAGGAATTTAAAAACGTAATCGATTTGGTGCTTTACGTGTTCGGGTCGCTTGGTTTTGAGAATTTTACGGCACAAGTTTCGTTGCGAGACCCCGAAAACCCAGCTAAATATATCGGTTCGGACGAAAATTGGCAAAAAGCCGAACAGGCAATTATCAATGCCGCAAAAGAAAAAGGACTGAATTACGTGATAGAAACCGGAGAAGCAGCCTTTTACGGACCTAAATTGGATTTTATGGTAAAAGATGCTTTGGGCAGAAGTTGGCAACTCGGTACAATTCAGGTGGATTACAACCTGCCCGAGCGTTTCGATTTGTGGTACAAAGGTTCTGATAATGAATCGCATAGACCAGTAATGATTCATCGAGCTCCTTTCGGAAGTATGGAGCGTTTCGTAGCGATTTTATTGGAACACACCGCTGGAAATTTCCCACTTTGGTTAATGCCAAATCAGGCTATCATTCTTTCGTTGAGTGAAAAATATGAAAATTATGCTCAAAAAGTTTTGAAATTATTAGAAAATTTCGAAATTCGCACCCTGATTGACAATCGTAACGAAACCATCGGAAAGAAAATCCGCGAGGCAGAAACGCAAAAAATTCCGTTTATGCTGATTGTTGGCGAAAACGAAGAAAAAGAAGGAACGGTTTCTGTCAGAAAGCACGGAGGCGAGAGTTTAGGAAGCCTTCCAATTGCCGATTTTGCCAAAATTGTACAAGCAGAGATTGATAAAAGTATAAAGAAATTTAAGGAGTAG
- the rplT gene encoding 50S ribosomal protein L20 produces the protein MPRSVNAVARRARRKKIMKQAKGFFGRRKNVWTVAKNAVEKAMQYAYRDRRNKKRTFRALWIVRINAGARLHGLSYSQFMGKLKANNIELNRKVLADLAMNHPEAFKAIVEKVK, from the coding sequence ATGCCAAGATCAGTAAACGCAGTAGCTCGTAGAGCTCGTAGAAAAAAAATAATGAAGCAAGCCAAAGGTTTCTTTGGTCGCAGAAAAAACGTTTGGACGGTAGCCAAGAATGCTGTTGAAAAAGCAATGCAGTACGCTTACAGAGACCGCCGTAATAAAAAGAGAACTTTCCGTGCACTTTGGATTGTGCGTATCAACGCGGGTGCAAGACTTCACGGATTGTCATACTCTCAGTTTATGGGCAAACTCAAAGCTAACAATATTGAACTTAACAGAAAAGTTTTGGCTGATTTAGCAATGAATCATCCAGAGGCTTTCAAAGCTATCGTTGAAAAAGTAAAATAA